One Vallitalea pronyensis genomic region harbors:
- a CDS encoding ATP-binding cassette domain-containing protein, whose translation MMKETIIRLNKVSKKYHDKVVLSNVDLALKHGELILIKGDSGEGKSTLLNILALLEPIDSGDIYWQEKNISQLDIKGKKRLRKVNMSFIFQDYNLFEDLTLEENLKVFLRLSTNKKEDEIEADIHTYLKKFKMEDRKSIFIKLLSGGERQRIAIMRAFLANKSIIFADEPTANIDEENKKMIVNYFKEWKREGKVILLVSHDDFYDDIADDIYRLHKGNLSKVNRGGVK comes from the coding sequence ATGATGAAAGAAACGATTATCCGATTAAATAAGGTATCTAAAAAATATCATGACAAAGTAGTACTGTCAAATGTGGATTTAGCGTTAAAGCATGGTGAACTTATTTTAATTAAAGGTGATTCAGGAGAAGGGAAGTCGACTTTATTAAACATATTGGCCTTATTAGAACCCATAGACTCAGGGGACATATATTGGCAAGAAAAAAACATAAGTCAATTGGATATAAAAGGCAAAAAAAGACTGAGAAAAGTCAACATGAGTTTTATATTTCAAGATTATAATTTATTTGAAGATTTGACCCTTGAAGAAAATTTAAAAGTATTTTTACGTCTTTCAACAAACAAAAAAGAAGATGAAATTGAAGCAGACATCCATACTTATTTAAAAAAATTTAAAATGGAAGATAGAAAAAGTATATTTATTAAACTATTATCTGGAGGAGAAAGACAAAGGATTGCTATTATGCGAGCATTCTTAGCGAATAAGTCCATTATATTTGCAGATGAGCCTACCGCCAATATTGATGAAGAAAATAAGAAAATGATTGTTAATTATTTTAAAGAATGGAAGCGTGAAGGTAAAGTGATACTCCTGGTGTCACATGATGATTTTTATGATGACATTGCAGACGACATCTATCGGTTACATAAGGGGAATCTAAGCAAAGTGAATCGAGGTGGGGTAAAATGA
- a CDS encoding type II toxin-antitoxin system PemK/MazF family toxin: MVVKRGDVFYADLRPVIGSEQGGIRPVLIVQNDIGNKYSPTVICSAITSQINKAKLPTHVEIEAKKYDLVKDSVILLEQVRTIDKKRLKEKVCHLEDQVMEKVDKALIVSFGVDT, encoded by the coding sequence GTGGTAGTAAAACGTGGGGATGTATTTTACGCAGATTTAAGACCAGTTATTGGTTCTGAACAAGGTGGTATACGTCCAGTACTTATCGTTCAAAATGATATCGGAAATAAATATAGTCCAACTGTGATTTGTTCAGCTATAACATCGCAGATTAACAAAGCTAAGCTTCCAACCCATGTGGAAATTGAAGCAAAGAAATATGACCTCGTCAAAGATTCGGTTATCTTACTTGAACAAGTAAGAACAATCGATAAAAAGCGTTTGAAAGAAAAAGTGTGTCATTTGGAAGATCAAGTAATGGAAAAAGTGGATAAAGCTTTGATTGTTAGTTTTGGCGTTGATACATAG
- a CDS encoding YebC/PmpR family DNA-binding transcriptional regulator, with product MAGHSKFANIKHRKERQDAKKGKIFTKIGREIAVAVKEGGPDPATNSKLRDVVAKAKSSNMPNDTISRSIKKASGELGSINYEQITYEGYGPSGVAVIVDCLTENKNRTAANVRHAFTKGGGNLGTTGCVSFMFDKKGQLIIEFKDDLEEDDMMMMALEAGAEDFQVREGYYEIITTPEDFGEVSAAIEKAGITCVSAEITMIPQTLTALTSDDDLKKMDKMIDLLEEDDDVQNVWHNFEG from the coding sequence ATGGCTGGACATTCTAAATTTGCCAATATAAAACATAGAAAAGAGAGACAGGACGCTAAAAAGGGAAAAATTTTTACAAAAATAGGTCGTGAAATAGCTGTTGCTGTTAAAGAAGGTGGTCCCGATCCTGCCACTAACTCAAAATTAAGGGACGTTGTTGCAAAAGCAAAATCCAGTAATATGCCCAATGATACCATTTCCAGAAGTATCAAAAAAGCCTCTGGAGAGCTTGGATCTATTAATTATGAGCAAATTACATACGAAGGTTATGGACCCAGTGGTGTAGCAGTTATTGTAGATTGTTTAACTGAAAACAAAAATAGAACAGCTGCTAATGTACGCCATGCTTTTACAAAAGGTGGAGGAAACCTTGGTACAACAGGCTGTGTATCTTTTATGTTTGATAAAAAGGGGCAACTTATTATTGAATTTAAAGATGATCTAGAGGAAGATGATATGATGATGATGGCCCTTGAAGCGGGTGCTGAAGATTTTCAAGTGCGAGAAGGTTATTATGAGATTATAACAACCCCTGAAGATTTTGGTGAAGTAAGTGCAGCAATTGAAAAAGCTGGTATTACATGTGTGTCAGCTGAGATTACCATGATTCCTCAAACCTTGACAGCACTAACATCAGATGATGACCTTAAAAAAATGGATAAAATGATTGATCTATTGGAAGAGGACGATGATGTACAAAATGTATGGCATAACTTTGAAGGTTAG
- the alr gene encoding alanine racemase → MDKYNRVYASIDLDALIHNVKACRKRLSEGSILMPVVKADGYGHGAIPISKVLVENGIKRLAVATLEEAISLRKHNIDVPILILGYTPDNMAHKVITYDLIQTVYKYSMAENLSKAAEQYKKKANIHLKLDTGMGRIGFIPHDESIDTISRIFDLPHLRIEGIYTHFSKADEADKTFTYNQLDQFDQFVKKLEDKGCFIPIKHTANSAGIIDIDEAHKDIVRLGISLYGFYPSMDVQKNKVDLQPVLSLISHIIHIKEVEAGTYIGYGGTYRTKGKAKIATIPVGYGDGYDRLLSSKGSVLIGGEYAPIVGRVCMDQFMVDVTHIEGVKDLDEVVLIGKQGKNHITADDIARIKGTINYEVVCQLGKRIPRVYMRNHQVVACVDYFE, encoded by the coding sequence ATGGATAAGTACAACAGAGTATACGCTTCCATTGATTTAGATGCATTAATACATAATGTTAAAGCTTGTAGAAAAAGATTATCCGAAGGCAGCATACTTATGCCGGTTGTAAAAGCAGATGGGTATGGTCATGGTGCAATACCTATATCAAAAGTACTTGTAGAAAATGGTATAAAGCGTTTAGCCGTTGCTACACTGGAGGAAGCCATTAGCCTTAGGAAACATAATATTGATGTACCCATTCTTATATTAGGGTACACACCAGATAACATGGCTCACAAGGTCATTACGTACGATTTAATTCAAACGGTATATAAGTATTCCATGGCAGAGAATCTATCGAAAGCAGCAGAGCAATATAAGAAAAAGGCAAATATTCATCTGAAACTGGATACTGGAATGGGTAGAATAGGATTTATACCTCATGACGAATCCATAGACACGATTAGTCGTATTTTTGATTTACCTCATTTAAGGATAGAGGGTATTTATACCCATTTTTCAAAAGCGGATGAAGCTGACAAGACGTTTACATACAACCAACTGGATCAATTTGACCAATTTGTGAAGAAATTAGAAGATAAGGGTTGTTTTATACCTATTAAGCATACAGCTAATAGCGCTGGCATTATTGATATAGATGAAGCTCACAAAGATATTGTCAGGCTAGGTATTTCTTTATATGGATTTTATCCATCCATGGATGTGCAAAAGAATAAAGTTGATTTACAACCTGTTTTATCACTTATTAGCCATATCATACATATAAAAGAAGTAGAGGCTGGTACCTATATAGGATATGGTGGTACATATCGAACAAAAGGAAAAGCTAAGATTGCTACAATTCCTGTAGGCTATGGTGATGGATATGATCGTCTCTTATCATCAAAAGGCAGCGTACTGATTGGCGGAGAATATGCACCCATTGTAGGTCGCGTGTGCATGGATCAGTTTATGGTTGATGTGACCCACATTGAAGGTGTTAAGGATTTAGATGAGGTTGTATTAATAGGAAAACAAGGAAAAAATCACATTACAGCAGATGACATTGCTCGTATTAAAGGGACCATTAATTATGAGGTGGTTTGTCAATTAGGAAAAAGAATACCTCGGGTATATATGAGGAATCATCAAGTAGTGGCATGCGTGGACTACTTTGAATAA
- a CDS encoding FtsX-like permease family protein codes for MKNVCLFFNRNFKKFIGVMFSLMTFLLILNLVLGIVLSVYDNMKMGIVDNNSLYFMEVYNEDDPMRIPHELKENLENYHGVEEAFWDASHPVKLLSHDLHNLDMTNIFGVSTQALKYFKIDADAVDDDFIFLSQSLQHNDKFSQLTIGDKLYMKDYKYIKEGDTWTSSEYLIERTFYGFVDSDDLSMFNNNLSLIHEDMSQEIAMGMTKTGEPYFSRLIVIVPEVNKLADISDVIKQESPSLKTRYILETTGNLPRFAVIIVTISVFVMFILFLISTLSVSSNLNQIFNLRKRDMVLFDIFGVEEVKVMRMFMAELFLYGLLTFFATSLITTILFYGFKVFLGFDILTNYQYIYYIVNFILSVGILNINGFIKLKRLLNTKNTMAYYKEVLK; via the coding sequence ATGAAAAACGTATGCTTATTTTTTAACCGGAATTTCAAGAAATTCATTGGGGTGATGTTTTCATTAATGACTTTTCTGCTGATTCTAAACCTCGTATTAGGTATTGTGTTGTCGGTCTATGACAATATGAAAATGGGTATCGTGGATAACAACTCTTTATATTTTATGGAAGTATATAATGAGGATGATCCCATGCGTATACCCCATGAGCTGAAAGAAAACCTTGAAAATTACCATGGGGTTGAGGAAGCATTTTGGGATGCTTCTCATCCAGTTAAATTGTTGAGTCATGATCTTCATAATCTGGATATGACCAATATTTTTGGCGTTAGCACACAGGCCTTGAAGTATTTTAAAATCGATGCGGACGCGGTCGATGATGATTTTATTTTCTTGAGTCAATCGTTACAACATAACGATAAGTTTAGTCAATTAACCATTGGCGATAAACTGTATATGAAAGATTACAAGTACATAAAAGAAGGTGACACGTGGACCAGTTCAGAGTATTTAATTGAAAGAACTTTTTATGGTTTTGTTGATAGTGACGATTTATCCATGTTTAATAACAATTTGTCCTTAATTCATGAGGATATGTCTCAAGAAATCGCCATGGGGATGACAAAAACAGGTGAGCCTTATTTTTCAAGATTAATTGTTATTGTTCCAGAGGTTAATAAATTGGCAGACATATCAGATGTGATAAAACAAGAATCCCCCAGTCTAAAAACCAGGTACATATTAGAAACAACAGGTAATTTACCTCGTTTTGCAGTCATTATTGTGACGATCAGTGTTTTTGTTATGTTCATACTATTTCTGATAAGTACCTTAAGTGTTTCGTCAAACTTGAATCAAATATTTAATTTGAGAAAAAGAGATATGGTGTTATTTGATATATTTGGTGTTGAAGAAGTAAAAGTCATGAGGATGTTTATGGCTGAACTCTTCCTATATGGTCTCTTAACATTTTTTGCGACATCTCTCATCACGACAATTTTGTTCTATGGTTTTAAAGTATTTTTAGGTTTTGATATATTAACCAATTATCAATATATCTATTATATCGTTAATTTTATACTATCCGTTGGCATTCTTAATATTAACGGTTTCATCAAACTTAAAAGGTTGCTTAACACAAAAAATACCATGGCGTATTACAAGGAAGTGCTAAAATAG
- a CDS encoding AEC family transporter codes for MNFSAIINQIIVLFLVLFLGYFIRKRHIIDDHTSKKLSSLIVNVTAPMLILSSMMSKSNLGRDEILGILLLSVMVYICLFLMTFIVPRLLRVEQHNLGVYKFMIMFSNVGFMGFPVVNAIFGREAVFYASIYNLPFYALVYTLGIFFVSSNNKEKTKFEFKKMLNPGICAIIIGLILFSLKWSPHITIKDTVNMIGGLTTPLSMIVIGASLANVNIKNIFSNGRLYIYCVLKLIVFPVAILLAIRNFGFNPIMAGVPVIITGMPVAANAVILSKEFGGNEVLASEGVFISTMLSILTIPLMVYLLSMV; via the coding sequence ATGAATTTTAGTGCAATTATCAATCAAATAATTGTTTTGTTTTTAGTGCTGTTTTTAGGCTACTTCATTCGAAAAAGACATATCATTGACGATCATACCAGTAAAAAATTATCAAGTCTCATCGTTAATGTAACAGCGCCCATGCTTATTTTAAGTTCAATGATGAGTAAATCAAATCTAGGTAGGGATGAGATATTAGGGATATTATTGCTATCCGTTATGGTGTACATATGTTTATTTCTTATGACTTTTATTGTGCCGCGTCTGCTACGGGTTGAACAGCACAACTTGGGGGTCTATAAATTTATGATTATGTTTTCAAATGTAGGCTTTATGGGGTTTCCAGTTGTGAATGCTATATTTGGACGAGAAGCTGTCTTTTATGCTTCTATATACAATCTGCCATTCTATGCGTTGGTGTATACGTTAGGTATATTCTTTGTTTCCTCGAACAATAAGGAAAAAACTAAGTTTGAATTTAAAAAAATGCTAAACCCTGGTATCTGTGCGATCATCATTGGGCTTATTCTATTTTCACTCAAATGGTCACCACATATTACCATAAAAGATACCGTAAACATGATAGGAGGTCTTACAACCCCCTTATCCATGATTGTAATCGGTGCTTCATTAGCCAATGTAAACATTAAAAATATATTTTCAAATGGTCGATTATACATATATTGTGTACTAAAATTAATTGTTTTTCCAGTAGCCATTTTATTGGCTATTCGAAATTTTGGGTTTAATCCCATTATGGCTGGTGTACCTGTTATTATTACAGGTATGCCTGTAGCAGCTAATGCAGTCATATTAAGTAAAGAATTTGGTGGGAATGAGGTGTTAGCTTCAGAAGGGGTATTTATTAGTACCATGTTATCTATTCTCACCATTCCGCTGATGGTTTATTTATTAAGCATGGTGTAA
- a CDS encoding NAD(P)H-hydrate dehydratase: MEVVKGHEMRDIDRYTIEELELPGPVLMENAAMAVVSETINQVREAKRVVICCGVGNNGGDGFAIARILQCNHVQVSIAIIGDYEKIQGDAYTNFQVARNLEIPMIACRTEDDLADLAQLLSCADVIYDAIFGTGLSRHITGIYEQAIHCINQSNAYIIAVDTPSGVHVDTGQILGMAIRANRTITFCLPKVGLLLHPGTDYTGELVVADIGIPDKSIRYVKPSMMLMDDHMCKHLLPKRKQESHKGTYGKTLMIAGTSNMAGAAVMTTLAAYRAGTGLVKVFIEENVAHTIPSCVPEAIVETYCRGEFLSKVDKEKLIANLEWADAVAIGPGLGNDSITRELLECVLRYYHKTLVIDADGLGSLSLDKAILDTASCDIIITPHLGEMARLTRSTVEEVSKDIIGVAQAFSKQYNLVCVLKSARTIITSPEDDTCINVYGNAGMATAGSGDVLTGIIVSLIAQGLKPYDGALLGVYLHSKAGDCAKKNLGEYGLMATDVIRHLPDVMK, from the coding sequence ATGGAAGTCGTAAAAGGTCATGAAATGAGAGACATCGATAGGTACACCATAGAAGAGCTAGAACTGCCTGGTCCAGTGTTAATGGAAAATGCAGCCATGGCTGTAGTCAGTGAGACCATTAATCAAGTACGGGAAGCAAAGAGGGTGGTTATTTGTTGTGGTGTTGGCAACAATGGTGGTGATGGGTTTGCCATTGCCAGGATTCTGCAATGCAACCATGTACAGGTATCCATTGCTATTATTGGTGACTATGAAAAGATACAGGGCGATGCCTATACCAATTTCCAAGTAGCTAGAAATCTTGAGATTCCGATGATCGCTTGTCGTACAGAAGATGATTTAGCAGATTTAGCCCAACTATTAAGTTGTGCTGATGTTATTTATGATGCTATTTTTGGTACGGGACTAAGTCGGCATATTACAGGTATCTATGAACAAGCCATTCATTGCATCAATCAATCAAATGCCTACATAATAGCAGTTGATACGCCTTCAGGTGTTCATGTGGATACAGGACAGATATTAGGTATGGCCATAAGAGCCAACCGTACCATTACATTTTGTTTACCAAAGGTTGGTTTGTTATTACACCCAGGAACAGATTATACAGGAGAATTGGTCGTTGCAGATATAGGTATACCTGACAAATCCATCCGGTACGTTAAACCATCCATGATGTTGATGGATGACCACATGTGCAAGCATTTACTGCCTAAACGCAAACAAGAATCCCATAAGGGTACTTATGGAAAGACACTGATGATTGCTGGTACATCGAATATGGCTGGAGCCGCTGTTATGACCACCTTGGCAGCATATCGAGCTGGTACAGGGTTGGTTAAAGTATTTATAGAAGAGAATGTAGCCCATACAATCCCCAGTTGTGTACCAGAAGCCATTGTGGAGACTTATTGTCGTGGAGAATTCTTATCCAAAGTAGATAAAGAAAAATTAATTGCCAATTTAGAATGGGCTGATGCGGTTGCTATAGGTCCAGGACTTGGAAACGATAGTATAACCAGAGAGTTATTAGAATGTGTGTTAAGATATTACCACAAGACGCTAGTGATCGATGCTGATGGTCTGGGTAGTTTATCACTGGATAAAGCCATTCTGGATACGGCTAGTTGTGATATTATCATCACCCCTCATTTAGGAGAGATGGCAAGATTGACCCGATCGACTGTTGAGGAAGTATCAAAAGATATAATAGGCGTAGCTCAGGCATTTAGTAAGCAGTATAACCTTGTATGTGTTCTAAAAAGTGCTCGCACAATAATTACATCACCTGAGGATGATACATGTATTAATGTTTATGGTAATGCAGGCATGGCTACAGCAGGTTCAGGTGATGTGTTAACAGGTATTATCGTTTCTCTAATCGCTCAAGGATTGAAACCTTATGATGGTGCTTTATTAGGTGTTTATTTGCACAGTAAAGCAGGTGATTGTGCCAAAAAGAACCTGGGGGAATATGGTTTAATGGCAACAGATGTGATTAGACATCTTCCAGATGTAATGAAATGA
- the acpS gene encoding holo-ACP synthase, with translation MIKGIGTDIVEIARIKKSIENKRFLDKYFTAQENTLFKKRDYRVETIAGNFAVKEAVSKVLGTGFIGFTLTDIEVLRDHKGKPYIHLYREAKNLAHASQIRDIHVSISHSEHYVVAVAIGEGAM, from the coding sequence ATGATAAAAGGTATTGGGACGGATATTGTGGAAATAGCCCGAATAAAAAAATCCATTGAAAATAAACGTTTCTTAGATAAATACTTCACTGCTCAAGAAAACACACTGTTTAAAAAAAGGGATTACAGGGTGGAAACCATAGCAGGCAATTTTGCTGTGAAAGAAGCGGTGTCGAAAGTTTTAGGTACTGGTTTTATAGGCTTTACACTGACAGATATTGAAGTGTTGAGAGACCATAAGGGGAAACCGTATATACACTTATACAGAGAAGCTAAAAATCTAGCACATGCCAGTCAAATAAGGGACATACACGTGTCCATTTCACATTCAGAACATTATGTTGTTGCTGTTGCCATTGGTGAGGGTGCTATGTAA
- a CDS encoding peptide chain release factor 1 has protein sequence MFFRKQKIEEPIKINRKVHMLTLDSRWHELFDGIKKPRHIADLEKKLTKLLAEQGQLTVDFKEYTLLKKKMMADIMENMKDAFEDEDDYAIHEMAKSKKYIQDIKDKIEKMEERMVTLPQDIENINKELLTYTMQNCYMRMFEDKKELEELEAWIERVRQELKDKLVRQTEAKEEYDKLYSYMHDLVGYEIIEMYDKKYDKKYDKKYLGGK, from the coding sequence ATGTTTTTCAGAAAACAAAAGATAGAAGAGCCAATCAAGATTAATCGAAAAGTGCATATGTTAACTTTGGATAGTCGATGGCATGAATTATTTGATGGGATAAAAAAGCCAAGGCATATTGCAGATTTAGAAAAAAAATTAACCAAATTATTAGCAGAACAAGGACAGTTGACCGTTGATTTTAAAGAATATACCTTATTAAAAAAGAAAATGATGGCAGACATCATGGAAAACATGAAAGATGCCTTTGAAGATGAAGATGATTATGCCATTCATGAAATGGCCAAGAGCAAGAAATATATTCAGGATATTAAGGATAAAATAGAAAAGATGGAAGAACGTATGGTTACCCTGCCCCAAGATATTGAGAACATCAATAAAGAGTTGTTGACCTACACCATGCAAAACTGTTATATGCGCATGTTTGAAGACAAGAAGGAATTGGAAGAATTAGAAGCGTGGATAGAGCGGGTAAGACAGGAATTGAAGGACAAGCTGGTAAGGCAAACAGAAGCAAAGGAAGAATATGATAAATTATATTCTTATATGCATGACCTTGTAGGATATGAGATTATAGAGATGTATGATAAAAAGTATGACAAGAAGTATGATAAGAAGTATCTAGGAGGCAAGTGA
- a CDS encoding MATE family efflux transporter, which yields MVNIIKNDQHFYKKLLAIGLPIAFQNFITSALNMVDVFMISSLGDTAVAGVGGANKLYFLLNLFLFGTSSGTAIFAAQYWGKKDISSLKKVLGICLVIAFSGGFIFSIGAICFPSFIMNIFAQDEPVIVEGAKYLRIIGWSYCFNAVSFGYIFVLRGMNYVKIPMGITILCILVNTFLNWMLIYGHLGFEALGVRGAAYATLIARILEACLLILSVNFFKLPICGRIKSYFNFSKDFVKQYLTTVAPVIGNEVMWSLGVATYAFVYGCMGQTVMATMTLTQTIEQLFMVWFFGMSSACAVMLGNDLGQDKLDRAFSYAKKFIKLGILVAVFMSVLVIALSGTVVSLFNVSEDVKYFARLSLIVFSIYIPFKVVNLILIVGVLRSGGDTRFTMLLDMGGVWLIGVPLAFISGLWLKLDIQYVYAFVLFEEVVKLIFSVKRMYSKKWLNNLV from the coding sequence ATGGTAAATATAATAAAAAATGACCAACACTTTTATAAAAAATTATTAGCTATAGGACTACCCATAGCTTTTCAAAATTTTATCACATCTGCACTGAACATGGTGGATGTATTTATGATCAGTTCACTTGGTGATACAGCTGTAGCTGGTGTGGGAGGCGCTAATAAATTATATTTTTTATTGAATTTGTTTTTGTTTGGTACAAGTAGCGGTACAGCTATATTCGCGGCTCAATACTGGGGGAAAAAAGATATTTCCAGCCTTAAAAAAGTACTTGGTATCTGCTTAGTCATTGCTTTTTCAGGTGGCTTTATTTTTTCCATTGGGGCAATATGTTTTCCCAGTTTTATCATGAATATCTTTGCTCAGGATGAACCCGTTATTGTAGAAGGCGCTAAGTATCTACGCATTATTGGGTGGAGTTATTGCTTTAATGCAGTATCCTTTGGGTATATTTTTGTTCTTCGGGGTATGAACTATGTGAAGATACCCATGGGTATCACCATCCTTTGCATACTGGTGAATACTTTCTTGAATTGGATGTTGATCTATGGTCATCTAGGGTTTGAAGCCCTTGGTGTTCGAGGTGCTGCCTATGCCACCCTTATTGCAAGGATTCTTGAAGCGTGTTTGCTCATATTAAGTGTCAATTTCTTTAAACTGCCTATTTGTGGTCGTATCAAGTCTTACTTTAACTTCAGCAAAGATTTTGTCAAGCAGTATCTTACAACAGTTGCACCGGTTATAGGTAATGAGGTCATGTGGTCACTTGGTGTTGCCACGTATGCATTTGTATATGGCTGTATGGGGCAGACGGTTATGGCTACCATGACATTGACCCAGACCATTGAACAGCTTTTTATGGTATGGTTCTTTGGTATGTCAAGTGCCTGTGCCGTTATGCTGGGGAATGATCTTGGTCAAGATAAACTGGACCGTGCTTTTTCCTACGCGAAGAAATTTATTAAGTTGGGTATCTTAGTAGCTGTGTTTATGAGTGTATTGGTCATTGCCTTATCAGGTACTGTGGTAAGTTTATTTAATGTATCGGAAGATGTCAAGTATTTTGCAAGGCTATCCTTGATTGTTTTTAGTATCTATATTCCATTCAAAGTGGTTAACCTTATTCTGATTGTAGGTGTTCTGAGAAGTGGTGGCGATACAAGATTTACCATGTTATTGGATATGGGTGGTGTTTGGCTCATTGGCGTACCTTTAGCATTTATAAGTGGGCTTTGGCTCAAACTGGATATACAGTATGTATACGCATTTGTTTTGTTTGAAGAAGTGGTGAAATTAATTTTTTCTGTTAAACGGATGTATTCTAAGAAATGGTTAAATAACCTTGTATAG